A single region of the Jatrophihabitans sp. GAS493 genome encodes:
- a CDS encoding phage tail protein → MPNDLINTDPIVAQNFFLAIDGEQLLLSGVSGLDLELDVVTIQQNGPSGKKQAIKTLGNSLKVPDISMTRMAPMDAMNDPIWKWFHAVRDEGFSGTKREGSRKNGSIVLYDTAFTEIGRFNFFNGWPSKISTDGLSTDSNDPVKETVTLIIERLERIK, encoded by the coding sequence ATGCCCAACGACCTGATCAATACCGACCCGATCGTCGCCCAGAACTTCTTCCTCGCGATCGACGGCGAGCAGCTGCTGCTGTCTGGCGTCTCGGGCCTCGACCTGGAACTGGACGTCGTGACGATCCAGCAGAACGGCCCGAGCGGCAAGAAGCAAGCCATCAAGACCCTCGGCAACTCGCTCAAGGTGCCGGATATCAGCATGACCCGGATGGCCCCGATGGACGCGATGAACGACCCGATCTGGAAGTGGTTCCACGCGGTCCGCGACGAAGGCTTCTCCGGGACCAAGCGCGAAGGTTCCCGTAAGAACGGATCGATCGTGCTCTATGACACCGCCTTCACCGAGATCGGCCGCTTCAACTTCTTCAACGGCTGGCCGAGCAAGATCTCGACCGATGGCTTGAGCACCGACTCGAACGATCCGGTCAAGGAGACCGTCACCCTGATCATCGAGAGGCTGGAGCGGATCAAGTAG
- a CDS encoding DUF6760 family protein has protein sequence MMRYPTDALWQEIAFLAYHLHWPMNDLLDLEHMDRVRMVRAVVAFNERAWQSVREYAQ, from the coding sequence ATGATGCGCTACCCGACGGACGCCCTCTGGCAGGAGATCGCCTTCCTGGCCTACCACCTGCACTGGCCGATGAATGACCTCCTCGACCTGGAGCACATGGACCGGGTCCGGATGGTGCGGGCCGTCGTCGCCTTCAATGAGCGGGCCTGGCAGTCGGTGCGTGAGTATGCGCAGTAG
- a CDS encoding phage tail protein — protein sequence MASIDPLGGEPPTASRFLFEVDGVEIGVFREVTGLQVTVAVQEFTEGGQNGYVHKLPGRMSWPHLVFRRGVTASDALFNWLEKSSGEGFAGNQSKLVKATGAVTAIDASGARLRAWNFADVFPVRWKGPDFESGSNAPLEEELEVAHHGFTSQTQPAGSG from the coding sequence ATGGCCTCGATAGATCCGCTCGGCGGCGAACCACCCACCGCGTCACGCTTCCTCTTCGAGGTGGACGGGGTCGAGATCGGCGTCTTCCGCGAGGTGACCGGCCTACAGGTGACCGTGGCTGTTCAGGAGTTCACCGAAGGTGGGCAGAACGGGTACGTCCACAAGTTGCCGGGGCGGATGAGCTGGCCGCACCTGGTCTTCCGACGCGGCGTGACCGCGAGCGACGCCCTCTTCAACTGGCTGGAGAAGTCCTCGGGCGAAGGCTTCGCCGGCAACCAGAGCAAGCTGGTCAAGGCCACCGGCGCGGTCACCGCGATCGACGCCAGTGGGGCCCGTCTGCGCGCCTGGAACTTCGCCGACGTCTTCCCGGTGCGCTGGAAGGGACCGGACTTCGAATCCGGCAGCAACGCCCCGCTGGAAGAGGAACTCGAAGTCGCCCACCATGGCTTCACGTCCCAGACTCAGCCCGCGGGCTCCGGATGA